TGTCCGCGAGAGCGCACTGGCTTTCTGCGGATCCCCCATTGTCCTGGTCTCAAGCTGGCTGCTCCGGAAGGCTGATTTCAACTCCCCGGCCTCTGTCGAGGTGGCGAAAAGCAGCTTCCCACGGCAGGGGCTGCGCTTAAGGCCTCTGACCCTGTCGCCCGAGAAGCCCCCTAGCTGGAGCCTGCAGCGGTCTCGTTGCAGCTAAAAAAAGAGGTGTTACAAAAATAAAACTCGAATGTCTGGGACAACAGGAGTACAAAGTACCCCCCGCTGCTAGGAAGAAAGTTAAGGAGTGGGAGTTGTCAGCCCGGCTCCAGGAGATCAGCTCAGAACAGAACTTTGTCCTGAGTCCATGAGGTCACATGGCAAGGAAGTTAGAGTATGGCATAAAGATCTTCATCTCCCATCATCTTTAAGGTCACTCTGATTGCCGCAGAGTTCTGTTTTCTAAGTCCGCATGTGGATTCGAGCAGCTCTGGGGCTCTCTTGGCCCCCTCCCAGCAAAAAGCGCAACAGACATTAAAGCCCCCCTTGATCTTGCAGCTCTACCAGCTTCGAGGTCGCGCTGGGAATGGGCAGGAGCTTTATTGCAACAGCAGCTCTGGAAACACCGCCCAAGGACGAGAAAGGGGCGAGGCGGCATAGACCCTGGTCCGCAGGCTTATCCCTGTGGCGTGGAGAGGGTGCTCGGACCCTGGCCCGTCAGGCCTGATAGAGAGGGACCACGCGGTCGATGGGGCTCCGGCACATGGGGCAGGTGCGGCGGGGCAAGGCCTGGAAGCAGCGGAAGCAGCAACAGACGTGGCCGCAGGGCAGGAGGACGCACTGCCGGGGGTTGGCGAGGCAGATGACGCAGGTGCTGGCAGGTAGCTCTTCGTCGGCCTCCCGGGCCAGGCCCTTGTGGAGCTGGAGGTCTTCGAATGCCCGCcgctcttcttccttctcctgcttGAGCCGGTGGCGCTGGTAGGCTCGGCAGAGGGCGCGCAGGAGGGTGGCGGCGGCCGCCAAGCCACAGAGCAGGGTGGCCCACTTCCAGAAACTGCTGGCGGACTCCAACTCGGCCAGCAGCGTCTGCCAGTCACCCAGGCGCAGGAAGTAGCCGGCACCGTCAGCCGGGGGTTGGAGGTGGAGGGAGCCATCCGGGTGCAGGACAAGCTCCCCGATGCCGGTGAGGCTGCTGCCTACCAAGAGCATCTCTTCTGTCTCCAGGAAACCCTTGGGCTTCTCGCCACTCAGATAGTGGCCAAGCAGGTCCTTGAAGCCATGGGAGGTCTGCTGGAAGCGCTCGTACACTGTCTCCAAGGGCAGCTGGATGGCACGGAGGGGGGACTCCACTTTCACCTGTCCCACCGCCTTGCCACCGGGTGACGCCAGGACAAAGGGGGCTGTGTGCACCTGCTCCAGCACCACCCGCTCGCTGTCCGTCCTGCAAAGCAAGGAGAGCGGAATGCCGAGAACAGAAAGTCACAGCAGGGCAGCTGCCGAAGCAGTGGGAGAGTCACAAACCCAGCCTGAGGGGATTCGCTCCCGACCATAGATGGTCTGCACAGTCTTACCTTACAAACCCTACTTCTTAGATTGCCCCAAAGCTCAGAGTGGGTGACTGCCTAcagaagggctatggctcagcggcagagcatctgctcgtcatgcggaaggtcccaggttcaattccggccatctccagttgaaaagactgGGCAAcgggtgaagtgaaagacctctccaggatcagaggagcatgcctaatacattaggtgctgtggaacacaggcaggataatgctgttgcagtggtcttgtttgtgggctggcTGGGCACTGCACAAACAGACTGCAGGACaagatgggcctcagtctgaatacagcagggcttttcttatgttctctgcctgagaccctggagagccactgccagtagcGTAAGGGTCACAAATCCAACCTGAGGGATTCGTGCATTCGTTTTGCTTTTGTCTTTAAGTGCCAGTATACACGTcctgccctgtcctggatagcccagggccATCCCAacctcatcacatctcagaagctaagcagaatcaaccctggtgagtacttagatgggagaccaccaaggaagtccagggttgctacacagaggcagacaatggcaaactacctctgttcatcttacacatgaagctgcctcctaccgaatcagacccttggtccatcaaggtcaggattgtcactcagactggcagctgccctccagagtctcaggctgacgTTTTTCACACCAATACTGCCtggtccttaactggagatgccgacgatcaaacctgggatcttctgcaaaccaagcagatgttctgccacggacccacagcccctccacctcttgtcttgaaaaatctacaggatcgtcataagtcagctgtgacttaaaggCACTTTGTGCTATATATGTGGGCTGGTTTACAAGGGAAGCAGAACCCCTAGAACTGAGCGCGTTCGCCACTGCAAACCGATACAGACAGTAAAGGGTCGGCAAAAGGAGCTCCTGGCACCAGCTGTAGCAACCCATACCTGTCAGCTCCTCAGAACCATTTCCTAGAGCAGCCGCACCAAAGGGCCCCTGATGGAACCAATGGCAAGTTAAAtagtgaaactccctgccccaggatgtggtgaaggctgccaacttgggaggctttaagaggggagtggacatgttcatggaggagaggggtattcatggctactaataaagaTGGATACTTTattagcacctaagataataggcatgcctattctctccaggatcagaggagcatgccgaatacattaggtgctgtggaacacaggcaggatggtgctgctgcagtcatcttgtttgtgggcttcctggaggcacctgattggccactgtgtgaacagactgctggacttgatggaccttggtctgatccagcatggcttttcttatatccttatgttcttatggagggtgCTGGGAAAGTGGCCTGTCCCCAGAATCCCCAGTGCCCCCCTCCCGCCAAGCCAAAGTCCTGCTCACCAGCTCCGAGCCAAGCTGTTCCACACCAGCCGATGCTCCTTCAGCACCAATCTCTCAATCACCCCCTGCAATTCCTTGTGGTAGGGGCTGGTCAGCGCCGCCTCAGCCGGTTGGACTATACCTAAATGGTGCAAGGAGGAGGAAATGAAAGCACGGGCGCTGCCATggatcccttcctcttcccagggATCACCATCCAGTGGGAATCCAAAACCTAGCAAGCTggggacctgacctggatgggccaggcgagcccaatctcatcagatctcagaggctaagcaggattGAGCCTGGTTCgtgcttggctgggagaccaccgaggaagtccggggccgctacgcagagacaggcaatggcaaaccactctcttgccctgaaaaccctacagcaggggtgtcaaacccaaTTGTCATGAGGGCTGGACTTAACATTAATATCACTTGgtagggctgggccatgcctcgccagcccagatcgaagcTAGGGGGgttgtggctgcctcggctgcctcgcaggctgtatgtttgaaacccctgccctacagggtcagccctggttagtgcttgggtgggagaccaccaaggaaatctagggttgtcaagcagaggcaggcagtggcaaaccacctctgaaagtctcttgccttgaacaccctacagggtcagccctggttagtatttagctgagagaccaccaaggaagtccagtgttgctacgcggaggcaggcaatggcaaaccacctctgagcatctcttgccctgaaaaccctacagggtcagccctggttagtgcttgggtgagggaccaccaaggaagactgttaagcagaggcaaaccacctctgaacatctcttgccttgaaaaccctatggggtggccaataggttggctgcgacctgATGGCCCTTTTCTCCACCACCAGCCACCTGTGGAGAGTTTTGTATGACAAACTGCATTCCTCGCATCACAGCACCCTGAAACGGCACTTTCGGCCACATCTGGGACACTGAGCAGCATGAGctagtggcgtagtggttagcgTCAGACCAGGACctggaaagacccaggttcaaaaccccactctgccatggaagctcgctgggtgaccttgggccagtcacagactctcagcctaccctacctcagaggggtgttgtgaggataaagtagaggagaggagaatgatggaagaaaggtggggtataaatgaaaccaATCAATAAATATGGGGCGCAGAAGTCGTACCCTGCTTTGGATGAGTCCTATAGCAGAGAAGAGATCTCAAGAAAACATCCTGTAACAATCTGCAGGGAAGGTTATGAGAAGGGATGAAGAGTCAGGGATcgggctgagttgttttctgttgccccggaaggttcgaccagaaccaacggtttgaaattaaatcaaaagtcattttcgtctagacattaggaagaatttactaacagttagagcggttcctcagtggaacaggcttcctcaggaggtggtgagctctccttccctggaggtttttaagcagaggctagatggctgtctgtcagcaaggctgattctatgaccttagacagatcatgagagggaggacatcttggccatcttctgggcatggagtagggggttgctgggggtggggaggtagttgtgagtttcctgcattgtgcaggaggttggactagatgaccctggtggtcccttccaactctatgattcccatTCCCTCTTACGACAGGCGTGCAAGCCTTTTACCTTCAATGGCAGCATAGCGCAGGCAGCCGCTACCCGTGGCGGAGAGGATGCTGGAGAGATCGTCGCCAACCTGCAGCTTTGGAGCTTCCTGCAAGAAAGAGTGCAAACAGAAGGGTTAGGGTGGAAGCTGGTGGGAACTGTGAAGTCCCCAGGCCAAGTCTGCCCAGAACCACAAATCCACTAGGCAGCcacaagaagaagaggtggttttcatatgccgactttctctacctctgaacatctcttgccctgaaaaccctacagggtcaaccCAAggtagtgcttggatgggagattgccaaggaagtccagggtggctcccCAGAGGCAGGAACAGGCAAAAtatctctgttagtcttttgccttgaaaaccctatggggttgccataagaacataagaaaggccatgctggatcagacccaggcccatcaatttCAGCAGGCTGTTCCCACagcggcccaaccaggtgcctccaggaagcccacaagcaagacgactgccgctttgggtccccactgatgagaggtggggtataaatgtaacaCATAAATAAACAATTTCATAAGGCAAATCCTCTATGGCGTGAAGCCATGCTTCCTTTGGGCTGCCCTGAATTCACTGCCAATGAAAGCTCAAAGTAGGATAAAAACTAAAGATGTAGGTAATGACAAGCTGGGACTACTGAAGaattttaggaagaattttctaacagttcgagtggttcctcagtggaagaggcttcctcgggaggtggtgagctctcctttcctggaggtttttaagcagaggctagatggccatctgtcagccatgctgattctatgactttaggcagttcatggccatcttctgggcatggagtaggggtcgctgggtgtgtttggaggaggtagttgtgaaattcctgcattgtgcagggggttggactagatgaccctggtggtcccttgatTCTATGGGTCCTACTAGCGGATGATTCTGATGACTGTTTTATGTGTAAGAAAGAGTTTATAGTTAACTACCATCCTGTAATCTGTTTTATCtgataagtttttatattttatatgatATTTTGTTGTGTGTTGGCTATTACATACAATATGTaattattggtctttgaccgcaaataaatgtattcattcattcagtgccaATCAATTTCATTGGCTGCGTCATGACAGGAGAGGAAATTGTGTCCTCTGTTCACTTACTCAGCTTCAGGACCTGCTCCCAAAATAAAGAAGTACAACTGGACTACCTTGCAGGATTATTGTAAGGACTTAGTACTTTGAACACTTCAGACCGGCTATATAAATGTTCGTTCTCCACAAGGGGGAaacagaggccatttttgcatggtaattagcagtgtgttccaggctgaagtgccccgcatcaCATTACAAAaaagcccatttaacgcgacctttggtgtttgccacgaagaatcccctcaaggaacaatgcaaaacaacagaggcacgttagctatgtatatgctaatgactatgcaaacaggaatgaaggaacaggagagtggggggagtagaacttctccttttgcgtggggactgtgaaaaggcatgtttaaagttgaatttttaaaaagatctttgagggagcatcaaaattgaccatgcaaaaatggccagagagagtgagagagaagctTCCTGAGGGCGTACCTGGATCTTGGCGGCCACCTTGGCTTTCCTTCTGTGCAGGTAGAAGAACAGGCCGGAGAAGGCCAGGCTGGAGCCCAAACACAGCAGCTCTCCTGGTGTGATGGGCAAAGCATCCATGGGCACCGCTTCCCTGCCACTGCAAGAGAAAGCACAAACAGCCGCCAGGCAGACATGCACCTGTCCACTCTCATGCAGAAAGGAACAGCAGAGGGTCGCACCGAACAAGACACAGCCTGAACAACCGGCTTGAGAAACAGGGTATTTTTCTCCTTCATGTTCTTTCATGTGCGCTCTGTTAAAACACCTTCAAGCTGGTCATCTAAAGGCCAAAgtaatagaatcaaagagttggaagggaccaccagggtcatctagtccaaccccctgcacaaagcaggaatttcacaactaccacccccacacacacctagcgacccctactccatgcccagaagatggccaagatgccctccctctcacaatctgtctaaggtcatagaatcagcattgctgacagatggccatctagcctctgcttaaaaacctccagggaagtccaCTGGGAAGATGGGCCAGGCATTTTGAAGAGCCTGGGGCTCATGGGAGAGGGACACAAAACCCATCTCATAGAGTTGTCATGAAGATAAAACGGGGAAGGGAGAACGGAGGTTGCtgttctgaactccttggaggaaacaaGGCAGGAAAATATACTATATAGATTGCGCCCTAGAAGACAGAAGAGAAATGCTAATTTAAAAAAGTAACTGCCACTCAGAAGATGGTTCACATTTGGTCTCTGTGTGGAAGAGGAGGCCTCTAGGCCCATCCGGAAGGGAACCAAGCATGCTTAAACCTCTAGGAAAGCCAGAACACCCCAAGGTTTGGTTAATTCCCAGCCAAGGGAAAGGCCTAGCAAGCGTGGATCACCAACTAGAGGCAGCTAGGCTGAATGCAACCCCTAGGACTCCCTGCACTCCTTTGGCAAatatgtgttcactttacaagtgaaaccagggaccagtacttgGATAAAAGCACAGTTTGaatctaggttgccaacctccaggtgggggtcggaattataactgatctctgactacagaagtagaaaagggcaagagtccagtagcaccttacagactaacaaaaatatttttggtagggtatgagctttgaatTATCTGACTACAGAGATTGCTTATTTAGCTCGtagagaaaaaggatgctttggaaggtggactatatggcattataacaTACCAAGTTCCTCcgtccctaaaccccaccctcatatCTCCAAGTATtaccaaacccagagttggcaagccaaatttaaatcacacattcagctgtatgtGTGTTGAACGTAACACAAGAACCACATATAACTAAAAACCAAGCCCACACTGTACATAGGatagccagcctccagatggtggctggagatctgggatgacaactgatctccggttgacagagatcagttcacctggagaaaatggttactttggaaggtgggctctatggcattatacccagttgaagtccctccccaaaccccgccctcaaaatacccaggtatttcccaacctggatctggcaatcctaactgtacATGGATTTTACCCTgtacatgaacataagaaaggc
This window of the Euleptes europaea isolate rEulEur1 chromosome 5, rEulEur1.hap1, whole genome shotgun sequence genome carries:
- the LOC130478113 gene encoding mitochondrial ubiquitin ligase activator of nfkb 1-A-like — encoded protein: MDALPITPGELLCLGSSLAFSGLFFYLHRRKAKVAAKIQEAPKLQVGDDLSSILSATGSGCLRYAAIEGIVQPAEAALTSPYHKELQGVIERLVLKEHRLVWNSLARSWTDSERVVLEQVHTAPFVLASPGGKAVGQVKVESPLRAIQLPLETVYERFQQTSHGFKDLLGHYLSGEKPKGFLETEEMLLVGSSLTGIGELVLHPDGSLHLQPPADGAGYFLRLGDWQTLLAELESASSFWKWATLLCGLAAAATLLRALCRAYQRHRLKQEKEEERRAFEDLQLHKGLAREADEELPASTCVICLANPRQCVLLPCGHVCCCFRCFQALPRRTCPMCRSPIDRVVPLYQA